A window of Salmo trutta chromosome 31, fSalTru1.1, whole genome shotgun sequence contains these coding sequences:
- the LOC115170134 gene encoding ATP-dependent zinc metalloprotease YME1L1 isoform X1: MFSLSTTVQPQVTVPLSHLINALQYLKTAVGSSSAAAKPQHREHASEQDLQSTEPTWSLRDLGLSDLGMGQLDELVSAMLPRLSQQGALSSSSPSQQAWRTSHLSSHSFFHNKHGFSGGKMGTSYPVFCKQIPSPLQAVCTELRYWPVWIQNRGFKTLGKHKRLQAGFEHPMESDGFTPSFMKGLLTRDKGMEVETLDKLMKNKNIPDGQQDSFKTGFAEGFLKSQALTQRTQDSLRRTRLVLLVLLLLGLYGLSKTPFLSVRFRTTSGLDSAVDPVHMKNVTFEHVKGVEEAKNELQEVVEFLRSPEKFTVLGGKLPRGILLVGPPGTGKTLLARAVAGEANVPFYYASGSEFDEMFVGVGASRIRNLFKEAKANAPCVIFIDELDSVGGKRIESPMHPYSRQTINQLLAEMDGFKPNEGVIIIGATNFPEALDNALIRPGRFDMQVTVPKPDVKGRTEILNWYLRKIKVDPDVEAGIIARGTVGFSGADLENLVNQAALKAAVDGKDMVTLKELEFAKDKILMGPERRSVEIDKKNKEITAYHESGHAIVAYYTKDAMPINKATIMPRGPTLGHVSMLPADDRWSETRAQLLAQIDVSMGGRVAEEIIFGNEFITTGASSDFDAATRIAKMMVTRFGMCERLGVMTYTDQTKQSPETQAAIEHEVRKLLKDSYERARALLKSHAKEHQNLANALLQYETLDAREIKMVLEGKGLETR, translated from the exons ATGTTTTCCTTGTCAACAACAGTCCAACCACAG GTCACTGTCCCCTTGAGTCACCTGATCAATGCCCTCCAATACCTGAAGACCGCAGTGGGCAGCAGCAGTGCCGCTGCTAAACCTCAGCATAGAGAGCATGCCTCGGAACAGGACTTGCAGAGCACAGAG cCCACGTGGAGCCTGAGGGACCTGGGCCTGTCTGACCTGGGCATGGGGCAGCTGGACGAGCTAGTAAGCGCTATGTTACCACGTCTGAGTCAACAGGGGGCGCTGTCCTCATCCAGCCCCAGCCAACAGGCATGGAggacctctcacctctcctcacaTTCCTTCTTCCACAACAAGCATG GGTTCTCTGGTGGTAAAATGGGCACCTCTTACCCTGTTTTCTGCAAACAGATCCCTTCCCCTCTTCAGGCCGTTTGTACAGAGCTCCGCTATTGGCCAG TGTGGATCCAGAACAGAGGCTTTAAAACTCTAGGGAAACACAAGCGACTGCAGGCAGGCTTTGAGCATCCCATGGAATCAGATGGCTTTACACCCTCCTTTATGAAG GGCCTCCTGACGCGTGATAAGGGGATGGAGGTGGAAACCTTGGACAAGCTTATGAAGAACAAGAATATTCCCGATGGGCAGCAAGATTCTTTCAAGACCGGGTTTGCTGAGGGCTTCCTGAAATCCCAAGCTCTGACACAGCGCACACAAG ACTCTCTGAGGAGGACGAGGCTGGTCCTGCTAGTCCTGCTGCTCCTGGGACTCTACGGCCTCTCCAAGACCCCCTTCCTATCGG TACGATTCCGAACCACATCAGGCCTGGACTCAGCGGTGGACCCTGTCCACATGAAGAATGTGACGTTTGAGCACGTCAAAGGGGTGGAGGAGGCCAAGAATGAGTTGCAGGAGGTGGTGGAGTTCCTCCGGAGCCCAGAGAAGTTCACCGTCCTCGGAGGGAAACTGCCGAGAG ggatctTGCTGGTTGGCCCTCCTGGTACTGGGAAGACTCTGTTGGCCAGAGCCGTGGCTGGAGAAGCCAACGTCCCATTTTATTATGCCTCTGGCTCTGAGTTTGATGAGATGTTTGTGGGGGTTGGAGCCAGTCGCATCAGGAACCTCTTCA AGGAAGCCAAAGCAAACGCGCCGTGCGTAATCTTTATTGACGAGTTGGACAGCGTCGGAGGGAAGAGGATCGAGTCTCCCATGCACCCCTACTCCAGACAGACCATCAACCAGCTACTGGCTGAAATGGACGG GTTCAAACCAAACGAAGGGGTCATTATCATTGGAGCGACAAACTTCCCTGAGGCTTTGGATAA CGCTCTGATTCGACCGGGACGTTTCGACATGCAGGTCACCGTCCCCAAGCCAGATGTGAAGGGGCGCACAGAGATCCTCAACTGGTACCTTAGGAAGATTAAAGTAGACCCTG ATGTGGAGGCTGGGATCATCGCCAGGGGAACAGTGGGCTTCTCCGGGGCCGACCTGGAGAACCTGGTCAACCAAGCGGCTCTGAAGGCGGCGGTGGACGGCAAAGACATGGTGACCCTCAAAGAGCTGGAGTTCGCCAAGGACAAGATCCTCATGG GCCCAGAGAGGAGGAGTGTGGAGATAGACAAAAAGAACAAGGAGATCACGGCGTACCACGAGTCTGGCCACGCTATCGTGGCGTACTACACCAAGGATGCCATGCCCATCAACAAGGCCACCATCATGCCCAGAGGACCTACGCTGGGTCAT GTGTCCATGCTCCCAGCTGATGACCGCTGGAGCGAGACGCGTGCTCAGCTGCTGGCCCAGATAGACGTCAGCATGGGAGGCCGTGTGGCAGAGGAGATCATATTTGGCAACGAGTTCATCACCACTG gtgCATCAAGTGACTTTGATGCTGCCACCAGAATTGCAAAAATGATGGTGACCAGATTTGGTATGTGTGAGAGG CTGGGTGTCATGACCTACACTGACCAAACCAAGCAGAGCCCAGAGACACAGGCTGCCATCGAACACGAAGTCAGGAAACTTTTGAAG GATTCGTACGAGCGGGCCAGGGCTCTCCTCAAGTCTCACGCCAAAGAACACCAGAACCTAGCCAATGCCCTGCTGCAATACGAGACGCTGGATGCCAGAGAGATCAAGATGGTCCTGGAGGGCAAGGGCTTGGAGACAAGATGA
- the LOC115170134 gene encoding ATP-dependent zinc metalloprotease YME1L1 isoform X2, translated as MFSLSTTVQPQVTVPLSHLINALQYLKTAVGSSSAAAKPQHREHASEQDLQSTEPTWSLRDLGLSDLGMGQLDELVSAMLPRLSQQGALSSSSPSQQAWRTSHLSSHSFFHNKHGFSGGKMGTSYPVFCKQIPSPLQAVCTELRYWPVWIQNRGFKTLGKHKRLQAGFEHPMESDGFTPSFMKGLLTRDKGMEVETLDKLMKNKNIPDGQQDSFKTGFAEGFLKSQALTQRTQDSLRRTRLVLLVLLLLGLYGLSKTPFLSGLDSAVDPVHMKNVTFEHVKGVEEAKNELQEVVEFLRSPEKFTVLGGKLPRGILLVGPPGTGKTLLARAVAGEANVPFYYASGSEFDEMFVGVGASRIRNLFKEAKANAPCVIFIDELDSVGGKRIESPMHPYSRQTINQLLAEMDGFKPNEGVIIIGATNFPEALDNALIRPGRFDMQVTVPKPDVKGRTEILNWYLRKIKVDPDVEAGIIARGTVGFSGADLENLVNQAALKAAVDGKDMVTLKELEFAKDKILMGPERRSVEIDKKNKEITAYHESGHAIVAYYTKDAMPINKATIMPRGPTLGHVSMLPADDRWSETRAQLLAQIDVSMGGRVAEEIIFGNEFITTGASSDFDAATRIAKMMVTRFGMCERLGVMTYTDQTKQSPETQAAIEHEVRKLLKDSYERARALLKSHAKEHQNLANALLQYETLDAREIKMVLEGKGLETR; from the exons ATGTTTTCCTTGTCAACAACAGTCCAACCACAG GTCACTGTCCCCTTGAGTCACCTGATCAATGCCCTCCAATACCTGAAGACCGCAGTGGGCAGCAGCAGTGCCGCTGCTAAACCTCAGCATAGAGAGCATGCCTCGGAACAGGACTTGCAGAGCACAGAG cCCACGTGGAGCCTGAGGGACCTGGGCCTGTCTGACCTGGGCATGGGGCAGCTGGACGAGCTAGTAAGCGCTATGTTACCACGTCTGAGTCAACAGGGGGCGCTGTCCTCATCCAGCCCCAGCCAACAGGCATGGAggacctctcacctctcctcacaTTCCTTCTTCCACAACAAGCATG GGTTCTCTGGTGGTAAAATGGGCACCTCTTACCCTGTTTTCTGCAAACAGATCCCTTCCCCTCTTCAGGCCGTTTGTACAGAGCTCCGCTATTGGCCAG TGTGGATCCAGAACAGAGGCTTTAAAACTCTAGGGAAACACAAGCGACTGCAGGCAGGCTTTGAGCATCCCATGGAATCAGATGGCTTTACACCCTCCTTTATGAAG GGCCTCCTGACGCGTGATAAGGGGATGGAGGTGGAAACCTTGGACAAGCTTATGAAGAACAAGAATATTCCCGATGGGCAGCAAGATTCTTTCAAGACCGGGTTTGCTGAGGGCTTCCTGAAATCCCAAGCTCTGACACAGCGCACACAAG ACTCTCTGAGGAGGACGAGGCTGGTCCTGCTAGTCCTGCTGCTCCTGGGACTCTACGGCCTCTCCAAGACCCCCTTCCTATCGG GCCTGGACTCAGCGGTGGACCCTGTCCACATGAAGAATGTGACGTTTGAGCACGTCAAAGGGGTGGAGGAGGCCAAGAATGAGTTGCAGGAGGTGGTGGAGTTCCTCCGGAGCCCAGAGAAGTTCACCGTCCTCGGAGGGAAACTGCCGAGAG ggatctTGCTGGTTGGCCCTCCTGGTACTGGGAAGACTCTGTTGGCCAGAGCCGTGGCTGGAGAAGCCAACGTCCCATTTTATTATGCCTCTGGCTCTGAGTTTGATGAGATGTTTGTGGGGGTTGGAGCCAGTCGCATCAGGAACCTCTTCA AGGAAGCCAAAGCAAACGCGCCGTGCGTAATCTTTATTGACGAGTTGGACAGCGTCGGAGGGAAGAGGATCGAGTCTCCCATGCACCCCTACTCCAGACAGACCATCAACCAGCTACTGGCTGAAATGGACGG GTTCAAACCAAACGAAGGGGTCATTATCATTGGAGCGACAAACTTCCCTGAGGCTTTGGATAA CGCTCTGATTCGACCGGGACGTTTCGACATGCAGGTCACCGTCCCCAAGCCAGATGTGAAGGGGCGCACAGAGATCCTCAACTGGTACCTTAGGAAGATTAAAGTAGACCCTG ATGTGGAGGCTGGGATCATCGCCAGGGGAACAGTGGGCTTCTCCGGGGCCGACCTGGAGAACCTGGTCAACCAAGCGGCTCTGAAGGCGGCGGTGGACGGCAAAGACATGGTGACCCTCAAAGAGCTGGAGTTCGCCAAGGACAAGATCCTCATGG GCCCAGAGAGGAGGAGTGTGGAGATAGACAAAAAGAACAAGGAGATCACGGCGTACCACGAGTCTGGCCACGCTATCGTGGCGTACTACACCAAGGATGCCATGCCCATCAACAAGGCCACCATCATGCCCAGAGGACCTACGCTGGGTCAT GTGTCCATGCTCCCAGCTGATGACCGCTGGAGCGAGACGCGTGCTCAGCTGCTGGCCCAGATAGACGTCAGCATGGGAGGCCGTGTGGCAGAGGAGATCATATTTGGCAACGAGTTCATCACCACTG gtgCATCAAGTGACTTTGATGCTGCCACCAGAATTGCAAAAATGATGGTGACCAGATTTGGTATGTGTGAGAGG CTGGGTGTCATGACCTACACTGACCAAACCAAGCAGAGCCCAGAGACACAGGCTGCCATCGAACACGAAGTCAGGAAACTTTTGAAG GATTCGTACGAGCGGGCCAGGGCTCTCCTCAAGTCTCACGCCAAAGAACACCAGAACCTAGCCAATGCCCTGCTGCAATACGAGACGCTGGATGCCAGAGAGATCAAGATGGTCCTGGAGGGCAAGGGCTTGGAGACAAGATGA
- the LOC115170134 gene encoding ATP-dependent zinc metalloprotease YME1L1 isoform X4 codes for MFSLSTTVQPQVTVPLSHLINALQYLKTAVGSSSAAAKPQHREHASEQDLQSTEPTWSLRDLGLSDLGMGQLDELVSAMLPRLSQQGALSSSSPSQQAWRTSHLSSHSFFHNKHGFSGGKMGTSYPVFCKQIPSPLQAVCTELRYWPVWIQNRGFKTLGKHKRLQAGFEHPMESDGFTPSFMKGLLTRDKGMEVETLDKLMKNKNIPDGQQDSFKTGFAEGFLKSQALTQRTQDSLRRTRLVLLVLLLLGLYGLSKTPFLSVRFRTTSGLDSAVDPVHMKNVTFEHVKGVEEAKNELQEVVEFLRSPEKFTVLGGKLPRGILLVGPPGTGKTLLARAVAGEANVPFYYASGSEFDEMFVGVGASRIRNLFKEAKANAPCVIFIDELDSVGGKRIESPMHPYSRQTINQLLAEMDGMDTPTSLNVSQLSPAGSNQTKGSLSLERQTSLRLWINVEAGIIARGTVGFSGADLENLVNQAALKAAVDGKDMVTLKELEFAKDKILMGPERRSVEIDKKNKEITAYHESGHAIVAYYTKDAMPINKATIMPRGPTLGHVSMLPADDRWSETRAQLLAQIDVSMGGRVAEEIIFGNEFITTGASSDFDAATRIAKMMVTRFGMCERLGVMTYTDQTKQSPETQAAIEHEVRKLLKDSYERARALLKSHAKEHQNLANALLQYETLDAREIKMVLEGKGLETR; via the exons ATGTTTTCCTTGTCAACAACAGTCCAACCACAG GTCACTGTCCCCTTGAGTCACCTGATCAATGCCCTCCAATACCTGAAGACCGCAGTGGGCAGCAGCAGTGCCGCTGCTAAACCTCAGCATAGAGAGCATGCCTCGGAACAGGACTTGCAGAGCACAGAG cCCACGTGGAGCCTGAGGGACCTGGGCCTGTCTGACCTGGGCATGGGGCAGCTGGACGAGCTAGTAAGCGCTATGTTACCACGTCTGAGTCAACAGGGGGCGCTGTCCTCATCCAGCCCCAGCCAACAGGCATGGAggacctctcacctctcctcacaTTCCTTCTTCCACAACAAGCATG GGTTCTCTGGTGGTAAAATGGGCACCTCTTACCCTGTTTTCTGCAAACAGATCCCTTCCCCTCTTCAGGCCGTTTGTACAGAGCTCCGCTATTGGCCAG TGTGGATCCAGAACAGAGGCTTTAAAACTCTAGGGAAACACAAGCGACTGCAGGCAGGCTTTGAGCATCCCATGGAATCAGATGGCTTTACACCCTCCTTTATGAAG GGCCTCCTGACGCGTGATAAGGGGATGGAGGTGGAAACCTTGGACAAGCTTATGAAGAACAAGAATATTCCCGATGGGCAGCAAGATTCTTTCAAGACCGGGTTTGCTGAGGGCTTCCTGAAATCCCAAGCTCTGACACAGCGCACACAAG ACTCTCTGAGGAGGACGAGGCTGGTCCTGCTAGTCCTGCTGCTCCTGGGACTCTACGGCCTCTCCAAGACCCCCTTCCTATCGG TACGATTCCGAACCACATCAGGCCTGGACTCAGCGGTGGACCCTGTCCACATGAAGAATGTGACGTTTGAGCACGTCAAAGGGGTGGAGGAGGCCAAGAATGAGTTGCAGGAGGTGGTGGAGTTCCTCCGGAGCCCAGAGAAGTTCACCGTCCTCGGAGGGAAACTGCCGAGAG ggatctTGCTGGTTGGCCCTCCTGGTACTGGGAAGACTCTGTTGGCCAGAGCCGTGGCTGGAGAAGCCAACGTCCCATTTTATTATGCCTCTGGCTCTGAGTTTGATGAGATGTTTGTGGGGGTTGGAGCCAGTCGCATCAGGAACCTCTTCA AGGAAGCCAAAGCAAACGCGCCGTGCGTAATCTTTATTGACGAGTTGGACAGCGTCGGAGGGAAGAGGATCGAGTCTCCCATGCACCCCTACTCCAGACAGACCATCAACCAGCTACTGGCTGAAATGGACGG GATGGATACACCGACTTCCCTGAACGTGTCACAATTGTCGCCCGCAGGTTCAAACCAAACGAAGGGGTCATTATCATTGGAGCGACAAACTTCCCTGAGGCTTTGGATAA ATGTGGAGGCTGGGATCATCGCCAGGGGAACAGTGGGCTTCTCCGGGGCCGACCTGGAGAACCTGGTCAACCAAGCGGCTCTGAAGGCGGCGGTGGACGGCAAAGACATGGTGACCCTCAAAGAGCTGGAGTTCGCCAAGGACAAGATCCTCATGG GCCCAGAGAGGAGGAGTGTGGAGATAGACAAAAAGAACAAGGAGATCACGGCGTACCACGAGTCTGGCCACGCTATCGTGGCGTACTACACCAAGGATGCCATGCCCATCAACAAGGCCACCATCATGCCCAGAGGACCTACGCTGGGTCAT GTGTCCATGCTCCCAGCTGATGACCGCTGGAGCGAGACGCGTGCTCAGCTGCTGGCCCAGATAGACGTCAGCATGGGAGGCCGTGTGGCAGAGGAGATCATATTTGGCAACGAGTTCATCACCACTG gtgCATCAAGTGACTTTGATGCTGCCACCAGAATTGCAAAAATGATGGTGACCAGATTTGGTATGTGTGAGAGG CTGGGTGTCATGACCTACACTGACCAAACCAAGCAGAGCCCAGAGACACAGGCTGCCATCGAACACGAAGTCAGGAAACTTTTGAAG GATTCGTACGAGCGGGCCAGGGCTCTCCTCAAGTCTCACGCCAAAGAACACCAGAACCTAGCCAATGCCCTGCTGCAATACGAGACGCTGGATGCCAGAGAGATCAAGATGGTCCTGGAGGGCAAGGGCTTGGAGACAAGATGA
- the LOC115170132 gene encoding patched domain-containing protein 3-like — MSRQWEFEKVPKSIVPLFSITYTITMSFTIVSCLRLDNVRNKVWVATIGVFSTGLAVLSSFGMLLLMGVPFVMTVSTCPFLILGIGIDDMFIMISCWQKTNVHDSVADRLADTYQDAAISISITTITDVLALYLGFSSPFGSVQSFCLYAGTAILFCYIYNILFLGAFLALNGQRETSNRHWFTCVKIPVDCPPGKGRRYSICCVGGAYDHDTGTEEEQPISGFFGKYYGPFLTQKWTKASIVVLYAGYLAVSVYGCVEMKEGIDLRNLASDDSYISKYYDKSMDFSHYGPIVMVVVNESLAYWEEDQHKNLNSCITDFYKLKYVDKNFFLSWLDSFQSFAKDLDINSENTFIGNLLHFLEKRPMTSQDIYFDADNKIRSSRFFLQTLNISTTKEQKDMLISLRETAKKCPIKLVVYHPSFIYLDQYTVIVHNTTQTIVVATLLMLAISLLLIPNPLCSLWVAFSIGSVIVGVAGFMGLWDVSLDSISMINLIICIGFSVNFSAHVSYAFVSSSKADSNEKAVDALAHLGFPIVQGAVSTLLGVVALSFSDSYIFRTFFKLIFLVITFGLVHGVAFLPVFLTFVGMCRNG; from the exons ATGTCAAGACAGTGGGAATTCGAGAAAGTTCCAAAGTCTATTGTTCCTCTTTTTTCCATAACATATACCATTACCATGTCTTTTACAATTGTTTCATGTTTAAG GTTGGACAACGTGAGGAATAAGGTGTGGGTAGCCACCATTGGAGTCTTTTCCACAGGACTAGCAGTTCTTTCAAGTTTCGGGATGCTGTTGTTAATGGGTGTGCCATTCGTCATGACTGTTTCTACCTGCCCATTCTTGATACTGG GTATTGGAATTGACGACATGTTCATCATGATTTCCTGTTGGCAGAAGACCAATGTCCATGATAGCGTGGCGGATCGTCTGGCCGACACCTATCAAGATGCCGCCATCTCCATCTCTATAACCACGATAACGGATGTCCTGGCACTGTACCTGGGCTTCAGCTCACCCTTTGGCTCTGTTCAGAGCTTCTGTCTTTACGCCGGCACAGCTATCCTTTTCTGTTACATCTACAACATCCTATTCCTTGGTGCGTTCTTAGCACTGAATGGCCAGAGGGAAACTAGCAACCGGCACTGGTTCACCTGTGTGAAGATTCCAGTGGATTGTCCTCCTGGGAAGGGGAGAAGGTATTCAATCTGCTGCGTTGGTGGGGCCTATGATCATGACACCGGGACAGAGGAGGAGCAACCAATTAGCGGCTTCTTTGGGAAGTATTACGGTCCATTTCTGACCCAGAAATGGACTAAAGCGTCCATTGTAGTTCTCTACGCCGGGTACCTGGCTGTCAGCGTCTATGGATGTGTTGAAATGAAGGAGGGTATTGACCTAAGGAACCTGGCTTCAGATGATTCCTACATTTCCAAATATTACGACAAAAGTATGGACTTCTCTCACTATGGTCCAATCGTTATGGTGGTTGTTAATGAGTCACTTGCCTACTGGGAAGAAGACCAGCACAAAAATCTCAACTCCTGCATTACAGATTTTTATAAATTGAAATATGTTGACAAAAACTTCTTTCTTTCCTGGCTAGATTCTTTCCAAAGCTTTGCAAAGGATCTTGATATAAACTCCGAAAATACCTTCATAGGAAACCTGCTTCACTTCTTGGAAAAACGTCCAATGACCAGTCAGGACATTTATTTCGATGCAGATAACAAGATCCGCTCATCTCGCTTCTTTCTTCAGACGCTAAACATCAGCACGACAAAGGAACAGAAGGACATGCTGATAAGCCTCAGAGAAACTGCAAAAAAATGCCCCATCAAATTAGTGGTTTATCATCCATCGTTTATCTACTTAGACCAGTACACTGTTATTGTGCATAACACCACCCAGACTATCGTTGTTGCCACATTGTTGATGCTGGCGATCTCCTTACTCCTGATACCCAACCCGCTCTGTTCGCTGTGGGTGGCGTTCTCCATTGGGTCGGTGATTGTGGGTGTTGCTGGATTCATGGGACTATGGGACGTGTCCCTAGACTCAATCTCCATGATAAATCTGATCATCTGTATCGGTTTCTCAGTCAACTTTTCCGCCCATGTCTCGTACGCCTTTGTCTCGAGCAGCAAGGCCGACTCGAACGAAAAGGCTGTGGATGCGCTGGCCCACCTGGGTTTCCCCATAGTGCAAGGAGCTGTCTCCACCCTTTTAGGGGTGGTGGCGCTCTCTTTCTCAGATAGCTACATCTTCAGGACTTTTTTCAAACTCATTTTTTTGGTTATTACGTTCGGGCTGGTTCACGGTGTTGCTTTCCTTCCTGTGTTTTTGACATTCGTTGGGATGTGCAGAAATGGGTGA
- the LOC115170134 gene encoding ATP-dependent zinc metalloprotease YME1L1 isoform X3, protein MFSLSTTVQPQVTVPLSHLINALQYLKTAVGSSSAAAKPQHREHASEQDLQSTEPTWSLRDLGLSDLGMGQLDELVSAMLPRLSQQGALSSSSPSQQAWRTSHLSSHSFFHNKHGFSGGKMGTSYPVFCKQIPSPLQAVCTELRYWPVWIQNRGFKTLGKHKRLQAGFEHPMESDGFTPSFMKGLLTRDKGMEVETLDKLMKNKNIPDGQQDSFKTGFAEGFLKSQALTQRTQDSLRRTRLVLLVLLLLGLYGLSKTPFLSVRFRTTSGLDSAVDPVHMKNVTFEHVKGVEEAKNELQEVVEFLRSPEKFTVLGGKLPRGILLVGPPGTGKTLLARAVAGEANVPFYYASGSEFDEMFVGVGASRIRNLFKEAKANAPCVIFIDELDSVGGKRIESPMHPYSRQTINQLLAEMDGRMDTPTSLNVSQLSPAGSNQTKGSLSLERQTSLRLWINVEAGIIARGTVGFSGADLENLVNQAALKAAVDGKDMVTLKELEFAKDKILMGPERRSVEIDKKNKEITAYHESGHAIVAYYTKDAMPINKATIMPRGPTLGHVSMLPADDRWSETRAQLLAQIDVSMGGRVAEEIIFGNEFITTGASSDFDAATRIAKMMVTRFGMCERLGVMTYTDQTKQSPETQAAIEHEVRKLLKDSYERARALLKSHAKEHQNLANALLQYETLDAREIKMVLEGKGLETR, encoded by the exons ATGTTTTCCTTGTCAACAACAGTCCAACCACAG GTCACTGTCCCCTTGAGTCACCTGATCAATGCCCTCCAATACCTGAAGACCGCAGTGGGCAGCAGCAGTGCCGCTGCTAAACCTCAGCATAGAGAGCATGCCTCGGAACAGGACTTGCAGAGCACAGAG cCCACGTGGAGCCTGAGGGACCTGGGCCTGTCTGACCTGGGCATGGGGCAGCTGGACGAGCTAGTAAGCGCTATGTTACCACGTCTGAGTCAACAGGGGGCGCTGTCCTCATCCAGCCCCAGCCAACAGGCATGGAggacctctcacctctcctcacaTTCCTTCTTCCACAACAAGCATG GGTTCTCTGGTGGTAAAATGGGCACCTCTTACCCTGTTTTCTGCAAACAGATCCCTTCCCCTCTTCAGGCCGTTTGTACAGAGCTCCGCTATTGGCCAG TGTGGATCCAGAACAGAGGCTTTAAAACTCTAGGGAAACACAAGCGACTGCAGGCAGGCTTTGAGCATCCCATGGAATCAGATGGCTTTACACCCTCCTTTATGAAG GGCCTCCTGACGCGTGATAAGGGGATGGAGGTGGAAACCTTGGACAAGCTTATGAAGAACAAGAATATTCCCGATGGGCAGCAAGATTCTTTCAAGACCGGGTTTGCTGAGGGCTTCCTGAAATCCCAAGCTCTGACACAGCGCACACAAG ACTCTCTGAGGAGGACGAGGCTGGTCCTGCTAGTCCTGCTGCTCCTGGGACTCTACGGCCTCTCCAAGACCCCCTTCCTATCGG TACGATTCCGAACCACATCAGGCCTGGACTCAGCGGTGGACCCTGTCCACATGAAGAATGTGACGTTTGAGCACGTCAAAGGGGTGGAGGAGGCCAAGAATGAGTTGCAGGAGGTGGTGGAGTTCCTCCGGAGCCCAGAGAAGTTCACCGTCCTCGGAGGGAAACTGCCGAGAG ggatctTGCTGGTTGGCCCTCCTGGTACTGGGAAGACTCTGTTGGCCAGAGCCGTGGCTGGAGAAGCCAACGTCCCATTTTATTATGCCTCTGGCTCTGAGTTTGATGAGATGTTTGTGGGGGTTGGAGCCAGTCGCATCAGGAACCTCTTCA AGGAAGCCAAAGCAAACGCGCCGTGCGTAATCTTTATTGACGAGTTGGACAGCGTCGGAGGGAAGAGGATCGAGTCTCCCATGCACCCCTACTCCAGACAGACCATCAACCAGCTACTGGCTGAAATGGACGG TAGGATGGATACACCGACTTCCCTGAACGTGTCACAATTGTCGCCCGCAGGTTCAAACCAAACGAAGGGGTCATTATCATTGGAGCGACAAACTTCCCTGAGGCTTTGGATAA ATGTGGAGGCTGGGATCATCGCCAGGGGAACAGTGGGCTTCTCCGGGGCCGACCTGGAGAACCTGGTCAACCAAGCGGCTCTGAAGGCGGCGGTGGACGGCAAAGACATGGTGACCCTCAAAGAGCTGGAGTTCGCCAAGGACAAGATCCTCATGG GCCCAGAGAGGAGGAGTGTGGAGATAGACAAAAAGAACAAGGAGATCACGGCGTACCACGAGTCTGGCCACGCTATCGTGGCGTACTACACCAAGGATGCCATGCCCATCAACAAGGCCACCATCATGCCCAGAGGACCTACGCTGGGTCAT GTGTCCATGCTCCCAGCTGATGACCGCTGGAGCGAGACGCGTGCTCAGCTGCTGGCCCAGATAGACGTCAGCATGGGAGGCCGTGTGGCAGAGGAGATCATATTTGGCAACGAGTTCATCACCACTG gtgCATCAAGTGACTTTGATGCTGCCACCAGAATTGCAAAAATGATGGTGACCAGATTTGGTATGTGTGAGAGG CTGGGTGTCATGACCTACACTGACCAAACCAAGCAGAGCCCAGAGACACAGGCTGCCATCGAACACGAAGTCAGGAAACTTTTGAAG GATTCGTACGAGCGGGCCAGGGCTCTCCTCAAGTCTCACGCCAAAGAACACCAGAACCTAGCCAATGCCCTGCTGCAATACGAGACGCTGGATGCCAGAGAGATCAAGATGGTCCTGGAGGGCAAGGGCTTGGAGACAAGATGA